CAGAAACCacccacggaggagagagcgggaaaaggacaagaaaggaacaaACATGGCGACCCCCAGGTCCCCACGTGGAAATGCTCCGACCCGGTACAGACCCCATTACCGGAGGAGTACCTATACCTACCATCGCTGGGGAATATGGCCTTCTCGGAGTCGTTCGTGGAGGGGCCTAACGGCCAGCCTCTGGGCTACTGGATGGCAGCGGCCGAGTCTCGGAGGCTGGCCTTCTGCAGGAGGATCGCTCCAAAGGGGACGCGGCCCGCACCGCCACTGGCTATGGTGCTTTCATCCGCTGAGTGGACCGACAGCTGTGGAGCCTGCCCATGTGCAGGTACCAGCCATGGGCGCACCCCGGGGATCCGCGTGTCCCCCGTGCCTGCTTATTCCCCTGCTACGACCGCTGGAAATCCCATTTCCCCGCCACCAAGCCACGAGAGCATGACCTTAGGGTCCTCCCTTGGGGAGAGTACCGGCGACACCTAATAGCCAAGTGGAGGGAGGAAGCCGAACGAGAGGTTCAGGACGACTTGCAGGATGACTATCCACCAAAATGGGGTGTTGTCGTGACTTTCCACCCTCAGAAGGGAAAGGGGTTCATCCAAGAAATCGGGCTGCCAGTGATGGTTCACGTCACACAGGATGAAGTGGAGCCCTGCTTCGGAGAGGACGATGCGGGCCCAAGGCTGTGCCCCGGGGATGCTGTAACTTACATCTGATACCAACAGGGAAACGGTTGGTGGGCTAGGGATGTCCGGAGATGTGCAGCTCTTGCGACACCCAGGGCCCCGGAAACCGAACCCGTAGCCGCAACAGTAACTGCGGCCCCCGTTGTGGCCGCCACACTCGACCAGGCTACTCGGACCTCCATTGTGGCCCTGGATCCTGCCCTTCCCAGGCCAAGAAGGGTTGTGTGCCAGGTGAAACCCTTACAGTTATCCAAATAAAGCCTTGGAACACTGGCTGAATGTATATAGTTCTTAAAAACATTTCCATGtttttgctgctttaaaacccgtctagggttatttgtTAAAGGGGTCCCGCgttaaagggatcctcagttttgcacaagtttcatcattgttttacaccaaagaactgcagaatcatgaactgtgcatgatcacaaactgcttgtatatagtttgcaccttcttaaaggtgctctctactggttttacaagaagagcttttcgaagagactgttcctgatgacaGCGTGAAAGTTCTTGCTTCACCGTTGATAATTGACTTGTTGATACATTGCACTACCTCAGAAGAAACTCGAgtttacccttaaagggaatgtttacctgTTGCATTTTGATAATGTTGCTTTAAGGAGTtagatcagacctgggcaagatgcggcccgcgggccacatccggcccgcctgattttAAACTGCCCgcgcaatgtgagcagcagagccgggttgatcACCTGTTTATGATCAGTTTAAAcagtttatcggtggcggcggcggccatcttccagaggcagcgcgtgcgcagatggagtgctctgcttcacggggcttcaggaaaatggccgcgggaggccgcacgtgcgcagatggagatcccggcggccattttcctaaaacagagtttgcagatttagatctcggcttcaggaaaatggccgccgcgatctccacctttgcacgtgcggcctcccgcggccattttcctgaagccccgtgaagcagaacactccatctgcgcacgcgcggcctcgggaagatggccgccgccaccgatattcaacccggctctgctgctcacattgcattccgggccgctgcgtcacctcaccggtagaagggaccctgcgcacgccataccgcacctctgctgCCGCACTACCACTGctacaacccccccatggacagcaGGCCGTGGCGtcacccacctaagcaggaagggaccctgctcaggtgcatgccacaacgcatcaccccacctctgccaacaccatgcctcctgtgaccctgctctgccactgccagccctcaggtaagatactgtaaattcagacaataagacagacccccatcttataaaaatctttttttctgcaattttcactccaaatttggggtgcgtcttatagtccgaaaaatacagtaattatattagtccggccctctaaaaccatcccaatttctcatgcggccccatgacaaaattaattgcccacccccgagttagatagtaataatgtttgcaTAGCCGatagtatgtacagtggggcaaaaaagtatttagtcagtcagcaatagtgcaagttccaccacttaaaaagatgagaggcgtctgtaatttacatcataggtagacctcaactatgggagacaaactgagaaaaaaaaatccagaaaatcacattgtctgttttttcaacattttatttgcatattatggtggaaaataagtatttggtcagaaacaaaatttcatctcaatactttgtaatatatcctttgttggcaatgacagaggtcaaacgttttctgtaagtcttcacaaggttgccacacactgttgttggtatgttggcccattcctccatgcagatctcctctagagcagtgatgtttttggcttttcgcttggcaacacggactttcaactccctccaaaggttttctatagggttgagatctggagactggctaggccactccaggaccttgaaatgcttcttacgaagccactccttcgttgccctggcggtgtgctttggatcattgtcatgttgaaagacccagccacgtttcatcttcaatgcccttgctgatggaagaaggtttgcactcaaaatctcacgatagatggccccattcattctttcatgtacccggatcagtcgtcctggcccctttgcagagaaacagccccaaagcatgatgtttccaccactatgctttacagtaggtatggtgtttgatggatgcaactcagtattctttttcctccaaacacgacaagttgtgtttctaccaaacagttccagtttggtttcatcagaccataggacattctcccaaaactcctctggatcatccaaatgctctctagcaaacttcagacgggccaggacatgtactggcttaagcagtgggacacgtctggcactgcaagatctgagtccatggtggcgtagtgtgttacttatggtaggccttgttacattggtcccagctctctgcagttcattcactaggtccccccgcgtggttctgggatttttgctcaccgttcctatgatcattctgaccccacggggtgggattttgcgtggagccccagatcgagggagattatcagtggtcttgtatgtcttccattttctaattattgctcccactgttgatttcttcactccaagctggttggctattgcagattcagtcttcccagcctggtgcagggctacaattttgtttctggtgtcctttgacagctctttggtcttcaccatagcggagtttggagtcagactgtttgagggtgtgcacaggtgtcttgttatactgataacaagtttaaacaggtgccattactacaggtaatgagaggaggaaagaggagactcttaaagaagaagttacaggtctgtgagagccagaaatcttgattgtttgtttctgaccaaatacttattttccaccataatatgcaaaaaaaatgataaaaaaacagacaatgtgattttctggatttttttttcacagtttgtctcccatagttgaggtctacctatgatgtaaattacagacgcctctcatctttttaagtggtggaacttgcactattgctgactgactaaatacttttttgccccactgtagctaggAAGTTAGATAATAGTAAAATGTTTGATAAggcacttttgaataaaataaaTGGAGCTTGTCATGGAATATCAGCTAGGCGGAACTGGTACGTAAGGAGAATAGCTGAACAGGTGTGAGAGTCTATAGCTCCTAGTAGCACATTTGATGTACTTTGAGAATAAAATGTTAAATGATGTACTTTAGATAAAAATGATAGGTTTTAGGAAaagaaatgcagtaggcccgtgggggtagacagatagtatgtgtagaagagagataaagaaaatgttgatttgcactttaagggttaatgatagtatacccttagagagtACTAGCACtaagtagatagaatacctgtacggGTAATTGTGTTTTATAGTTAGATAGTAATTGGTTTCCCTTTGCCTTTAAAAAGTCGCGCGCGCAATGTAAATATGttactgtttgtaacgttcaagtgtccaccTCCCATAATAAAGGGAAGCTTAGtacatattaacttgttttatagcatttcaaaaattttgcatgtcttttgctgatgtgTTGTTGctttctttttcccagtccgggagtactggatttaacggggggtgcagcgccccagagtcctggtcattgcagtaatgttattcttccaccagagggagtgatgttacgtctgaaggcaatgagggAGATCTTCTGTcctggtatcacaaccacaaatacacacttcacactccaggccaccagggggagccatgcttctatctattagggcacttctcacaattaggtaaaactggtagtctgggcaGAACGTTAGAAGGACGAGAGGAGAGTAGACggaaggtctgtgggagaacgagggttacggagctgcgcctgccccacgtgcggcagcatccaaagaaagacagattgaaaggaattgtgttgcagtgagtgagaaacgaagtcatagcaaaaggagaggaacatcagggggagaccagctagaagtaggctgcctccttctgaagcgcagtaccggtagccagaacaccgaaggagtaaggaactctatgctttacttcagagactggcaggacagttcattccacgttggctgcccgaccatatacccaggaggcacggtggcaacttgtggaggctggggcgtctctagggcccctgtaaaaagcctcaggccatcagtcatatgggtttgtcctattcatcagggggacagagagaaagagacttaacacctacgatagttgtgaggacctcaccaaggagctcagcagggaggtactacaacactcaggcgctagaggaaggctattgaattccacctggataaggggactctggatttgccttcagaccggccagactctgcctaccctgtggtaaagagactgcaaactcgtgtcctcgttattcactgcgccttacatcatccaccatctacactctgggaagccctggggacacacttcacctgtgggaaggtataccatctagctgccataacatcaccccaaaggacccctaagcagcgtcggtcaccctgaccgaataccacaggtggcgtcatgaacattatcctataaacttttgtccttttattggacacccctcaaagggccacggaacgggtcagccaccatgacatccctactgagaacagaagggcccagtaccgagtaccccattgccctaacgtgggggcgatccaacttcaacacacaacacatttcacactccagtccaccagggggagctatttactagggcactcttcacaattaggtaaaactggtggtctggataggaagttaggcagaagcaatCTGAGCTTTGCTCAGattgtagtgggtccctgacaggggtgtgatcctgtcagaggcctagacagaaggccacggagctgcgcctaccccacgtgcggcagcttcctaaggaagagacattgaaagagaactgtattatagagagtgagaagaagtcatagcaaaaggagaggaaaccagaaggagttctgccctgtacacgctgcctccttctgaggctcaggatccggtagccggaacaccgagggagcaacagtcctttatgccttgctccagagaccggcaggacagctaattgcaagttactgatccgccctacacccaggagacacTGTGGCACCCCTCGGGGTCCGGGgcttgctagagtccctgtaaaaagcctcaagccaccagtcataagggtttgtcctatccatctgggggacagagacataacatctagaacatctacaacagttgtgagcaccttaggcctctttcacacttcagtcttttggcgtcagtcactaccgacatagtgacggattgacggatccgtcacaattgttgcgaaaacggttctaacggatcggtttttttgacggatccgttacttgggggttgtctgggagaagtatctactttttggagcatgcgcaattgaaaaaacggattggggcgacggatccgccgaaaaaacggttgcggcggatccgtcgcccataggcgcccattctatggaatggcggacgtgacggatccgtcgcgatccgccatttcggcgttgacaaaaaacgttccaatgtccgtctattttcagaaaacgtccgccaaatgtcgacggatccgtcgcatggcggatggaacggacgaccatccgtcacaatccgtcactaatgcaagtctatgggaaaataacggatccgtcaaaaaaaatgacggatccgttatttgaggaaaatggcggttttagactgacgccaaataactgaagtgtgaaagaggccttatgagaggctcagcagtaaggtactacaacacccaggcgctagaggaaggctactaatttccacctggataaggggactctggatttgcctccaaaccggccggactctgcctgccctgtgatctggtgatctggactgtggatgctgaagtcttcagtagaaaggtaaagagactgcacccttgtgtcctcgttcttcactgcgccttgcaccatccaccatctacactctgggaagccctggggacacactttacctgggggaaggtataccatctagctgccataacatcaccccagcggacccctaagctgcgtcggtcaccctgaccaaataccacagttggtgtcacgaacatttcccctttaaagaccttacccctttacaatggacctcccgagggccacggaccgggtcagccaccgtgacatcccccacgagaaccgaaggacccggtaccaagtaccccactgcccatggGGCGCTCCAcaatccttccatttttggatggtgGATTGATCAGTGCTCTGTGACTATCTTTTATAACCTAACTCTGCCCTAGTCCtcttcacaactttatccctgacctgtctggtgagctCTTCGGCTtttatgatgctgtttgatccctactgTTCTCACTCAAACCTCTGAGGCTTTCACAGAACAGCTTTAGTTATACTAAAAAAAATACACCCAGGTGGCCACAATGTCGAATTATGTGATTTCTGGGggtaattggtcactcaggattttatttaggggcatCAGACTTCAGGGGGCTGAATAAAAATGcacttcacaattttcagatttatatttttgaagTATTTAGAAAGCCTTGTATAATTTCCTGTACACATCAAAAATACTGTCTACTTTGTGCTTGTattacataaaatcccaataaaatacatttactttTGTGGGTGTAAtgcgaaaaaatgtggaaaagttcatggggtatgaagaCTATTTCAAGGCTCTGTGATGTATTGGTAAGAAAAGCCCTGGAGGTCTGACCCCTGTGGCCCCTTGGTGTTGAGAATGAAGGGGCTGCAGCACTGCATTTTCTGCACTGTTCCCTGCACAGTGATGCCCCCTGCTGCACAGGAAACATCTGTGCCATTAAACTCTTCATTGGATGCTCGGCATCGTGTGCTCCATTGATGGTGTGTATGGCATTGATCAGGATGATGGAGATCTCACTAATTTTATTGTCTTCTGTCTAGTTGGGTGGAGTCCCCCAGAAAGATATGCTGCAGCCCTCAAATAGTGTCATGCAGCTGAACATGGAGGACGTGCTGGAAAGTCAAGGGGTTAATGATGACTATAGGAACTCTGGTTACAGCCGCGGTCACGTGAATCCTAGCGGGCACCACAGTAGTGCATCCCAGCTCTCCACTTTTACCTACACCAACATGGCACCCCAGGACTCCACATTTAACAGCGGAACCTGGAACCAGTACGAGACCTTCCTGAAAGACAAGATTCTCTCCTCCTGTCAACAAACCCATGTCCTAAGTGGGGTCATCATCTCTGGATCCTACCCCTGGGAAGGCAAGTGGCTTCGGGAGCGCGTCAATGTGCCCACCTTCTACTGGAGCGCCTTCTGTTGTATGAAGTCAGATGGAAGTCGGAGGGTGGAAGGAAGACTGGGCCGCAATACAAGTCCCTTCGATGTGGTGACCAAGACCATCCCAGAGCTGCAAGCCATCCTGAGCAAGGAATATGGGCAGGAGGTGTCATTGTTTTCTGGGGGCTGTCAATGAGATGTAAGAGTGGACCAATACTAGAACAGTTCCGTACAGACCATCCCAACCACATGATATAGTACACTTATTCCCCCAAATAAAAAAACTGTCCAAGAAACTGAGATCTAGGCTGCTGCATGCTGGGTTCATTGAAGGATTGAAGTAACTCCTCTAAATGACTCTTGGGCCACAATCCCGACCGTCAAGGAGCTAACATCATCAATGACTGCCAACATGCAGCAGCCCACCTCTTCACTTCTGAGACCACTGTCCGTGTCACCTGAAGAAGAGGGTGGGGGATTAACGCTAATGCCTGAATATTCAAATAGGATGGAGTTCAGCTGTAGGCTATTTTCAGACTGACATATTTCATGGTTTGTTTATGGACAGGCATGCCCGGACTAACGTGCGAGTCTGTAAGTTCAGATTGGGAGACCATAAAGTCTGTATACAGAAAATGACATATGCAAGTCTGAATCTGGAATGATGTCACCCTCAATGCTttggtatattgcacatccaccctTTAGTATCTCTCAGATCCACGCTCTTGCACACCCAGTGTCCAGCACATCTCTGGCATCTCTCACCTCCACGTTCTCGCACCTCCTCCACATCTCCACCCTATCATGCGTTCACACTCCAGCATCTTCCACGTCCACCCTATTGCAGAGCAACCCTATGGTGTCTCGCACCTCCTCCACCAGTGACCCACATCTCCACCCTATCATGCGTTCACACTCCAGCATCTTCCACGTCCACCCTATTGCAGAGCCACCCTATGGTGTCTCGCACCTCCTCCACCAGTGACCCACACCTCCACCTTATCAGACGTTTACACTCAAGCATCTTCCACACCCACCCTATTGCACAGCCACCCTATGCTGTCCCGCACATCCTCCACCACTGACCCACACCTCCACCTTATCAGACGTTTACACTCAAGCATCTTCCACACCCACCCTATTGCACAGCCACCCTATGCTGTCCCGCACATCCTCCACCACTGACCCACACCTTCACCTTATCAGACGTTTACACTCCAGCATCTTCCACACCCACCCTATTGCACAGCCACCCTATGCTGTCCCGCACATCCTCCACCACTGACCCACACCTCCACCTTATCAGACGTTTACACTCAAGCATCTTCCACACCCACCCTATTGCACAGCCACCCTATGCTGTCCCGCACATCCTCCACCACTGACCCACACCTTCACCTTATCAGACGTTTACACTCCAGCATCTTCCACGCCCACCCTATTGCACAGCCACCCTCTGACACCTTCAGCCTGCAGTCTCACACAGCCCTCTTACCGTCTCCAGGTGGAAGCGCATTATCTCTCCTACCAGCCACGCTTCTCATTGAGTTTTCACATTTTTCTGTCACTAATTTCTGGTGTCACCTCGATGAGAATAAACCAGATTATAGCAATTGATGTCGCTGTCCTGTGGTTTGTGCTGGAGAAGCCACCATGTTTGTTCATCAGTAAAGTAAGATCCCAGAATGTTCCCTGCATCCTTCATAGTGGAGAACTTTCCGATGTGTGATCAGAGTCACCAATATGTATGGTATCACAACCTACTCCTCCATGTCTGGTGTCACCTCCCTCCACAATCTCTCTatacctcctcctcttcttctatcTCTCTGTACCTCCGTCCTTCTCTATCTTTAccttcctcctcctctctctcttcctccctccttCTACctgcaatgccaggtttaaataAGGTGTTTGATCAAGGTGAAGCCAATCAGGATGACAGTACTGCCCTTCTTCCAGGATGGCCTCTGGACATCTTAGGTGCTGGCTTCTCTGGATGTCTTAGATAAAAACATCTTGTAAGCCTGGGTGCACGGACGTTGCCCTCCAGCTCCCATGAATTATCTTCTGGTCTGTAACCCCCTCCATTGCACCAAATATTGCAATCTTCCTCTAAATTTTCTGGAGTCCAGAATTGTATCCACAATGTACTCCTCTTCACCATGAACTTTTTTCTGGTGGAAGAGGTGGCTGAGATCTTCGTGGAAACGGGTTCTCTTTGAATATCTTGAGCAAAGACACATGGAACTCAGGGTGAATTTTAAGGCTGTTAGGAAGTTTTAAACAGAAAGCAACTGGGTTTAATTTGTGCATAAATTTGATAAGGCCCTATGAATTTTGGACCCAATTTAGAAGATGGTACATTTGtcttcagattttttgtagaaagccAAACCTTGTCACCGACCTGAAGGGTAGAAGGGCTTTGCGAAGTTTATCTGCTGTTTCTTTGTAATCTTCTTGGGCCTGTTGTAACATCTCAGTTAGTTCTTCCTGAGCTTTCTGTAACTGTATAAATCTGTTTGTAACAGCAGGAACTGAGGTTTTAAATGGAAGATAAGGAATATACCAGATGCAAGCCACAGTTAGCAAAAAATGGGCTCTGGGATGTAGGACTGGGCTTGGAGTTGTTATAGGCCAATTCTGCTGCTGGTAAAAGGTCCACCCAGTCATCCTGTAGGTAAGAAACAAAACAGTGCAGGCATTGTTGAAAGGTTTGGTTAGTTCTTTCAGTCTGTCCATTGGATTCTGGGTGGAAGGCAGGAGACAAATTGACGTTAACTCCTCATTCTGTACAGAAGGTTTTCCAAAATCTTGATGTAAACTGAACATCTCTATCAGAACCGACATTGTCAGGAATTCCATGCAGCCTAAATACCTCCTTGATCACTAATTCTGCGGTTTGTTCAGCGATAGGAatccctttaggctactttcacacatcaggttttcgccgttaGGCTGAATCTGTCgacttttgaaaaaaacaaacagatccgttgcaaattgtgaaaaactgttttttttttgccagatccgactagctgatatccgggcaccaactggtccgGAGAGAGAGACTCCAGAATAGAAAATGCAGCTACGGGGCATGGTcggtgtaaaaaaacggaatcggTAGCCGGATTCactcatttcacctcacgtttcatccgtttatctCCAGAACTGTCGCTGTGCGTTTTTCCGCcagacagaaaaaacattcctctgtacattttctccggccgccggaaaactaatttttgaAGTATCTggcaaaaacggatgaaatgttagGCCATTTGTCGCAATCCGGcgataatacaactctatgagaaaaaaaacggatcctttttttcaaaattcgccggattgtgcctgacggcaaaaatctgatgtgtgaaagtagccttagttggaaTAAAATGGGCCTTCTTTGTGAGCCGATCCACCACAACCAGGATAGCAGTAATTTCTTTAGATGGAGGTAGGTCCACGATAAAATCCAGTGAGATTGATCCCCAAGGCCTAGATGGAACTGGAAGAGGTTGAAGGAGTCCTAGAGGAGAAGATCGTGGCGTCTGGTTCCGTTCACATTTTAAACAGGAGGAAACAAATTTTCTCACATCCCTCCTACAATTAGGCCACAAAAAAGAATGAATCAGTAGTTCTGGGGTTTCCATTACTCCAGGGTGTCCTACAAGTTTAAAATcatggacactagggttgagcgaccttgacttttttagggtcgagtcgggtttcgcgaaacccgactatctcaaaagtcgagtcgagtgaaatcggccgattatggcgaaaagttgaggatcgaccgaaacacgaaacccaatgcgaatattttttctctctctctctctctctctctctcctccgtccctgaactgaaaagctggtgttacacattgcaaatcgctacagcgcacaagcgacaacatggcgataggcgtccatgcccctaagacctatgtcatcactctgcccacgctccttcattggctgaaaaaaatggcgccaagcgcgtcatacgaaacgcgactttggcgcgaaagtcgcgtaccgcatggccgaccccacacagggatcgggtcgggtttcatgaaacccgactttgccaaaagtcagcgacttttgaaaatgaacgatccgtttccctCAACCCTAATGGACACGTTTGAGGACTTCAAGTCGAGCAGATTCGGGGACATATATTTGGTGGTTCTGCATCCAAAACCCTTCCTTAAAAGAAAGATCAATGTCTTTAGAAGGATGGTTAAGAAAAAAGTCAGTTTGGTATTctttaattttcatcaaaaattcatTGGAGTCCAGAATTCCCAAAAAAAGCTTTTGGCGTAGAATGGTACAGTTAGTGTTAGACCTCTCCTGAGGTCCAGGTTCAGCAAATATCCTGGACAGACCATCAGCCTTGCCATTTCTTGAACCAGGCCGATAAGAAATTATAGAATTAAACCTGGAGAAAAATAAGGCCCAATGTGCCTGTCTCGCAGACAACCTCATATCTATTTTTGTGGTCAATAAGGACATTCACCGGATGATTGACCTCTTCCAAAACATGTCTCCATCCACAGAAGGTGActgtaaccccttaaggaccagtggtatttcagtttttgaatttctgtgatttgctccccttcttcccagagccattactttattatttttccatcagtgtggccatgtgggggcttgtttttagctggacgagttgtagttttgaacgacatcattggttttaacatatcatgtactgaaaaaaAGCAACACAATTCCAagtgttgtgaaattgcaaaaaagtgcaattccacagtttttttttaccatgttcactaaatgctaaacctgacctgccattatgattctccaggtgattacgagttcagacaccaaacgtgaccgccaatacgtctttttactgacctgagatataagagactatcatccccatacatagtaacatagtaacatagtaacatagttagtaaggccgaaaaaagacatttgtccatccagttcagcctatattccatcataataaatccccagatctacgtccttctacagaacctaataattgtatgatacaatattgttctgctccaggaagacatccaggcctctcttgaacccctcgactgagttcgccatcaccacctcctcaggcaagcaattccagattctcactgccctaacagtaaagaatcctcttctatgttggtggaaaaaccttctctcctccagacgcaaagaatgcccccttgtgcccgtcaccttccttggtataaacagatcctcagcgagatatttgtattatccccttatatacttatacatggttattagatcgcccctcagtcgtcttttttctagactaaataatcctaatttcgctaatctatctgggtattgtagttctcccatcccctttattaattttgttgccctcctttgtactctctctagttccattatatccttcctgagcaccggtgcccaaaactggacacagtactccatgtgcggtctaactagggatttgtacagaggcagtataatgctct
This region of Ranitomeya imitator isolate aRanImi1 chromosome 1, aRanImi1.pri, whole genome shotgun sequence genomic DNA includes:
- the LOC138657647 gene encoding endonuclease domain-containing 1 protein-like, whose protein sequence is MTFETPESSYSTMESMWKALVLLVFCSGVFCEVLQRFTDVPDCQKFFYKGQEPLGLASNTTANICQRLQGAYHYATLYHRLARVPIYSAYILEVSTTSRPDLSSSSWYLEPMLGGVPQKDMLQPSNSVMQLNMEDVLESQGVNDDYRNSGYSRGHVNPSGHHSSASQLSTFTYTNMAPQDSTFNSGTWNQYETFLKDKILSSCQQTHVLSGVIISGSYPWEGKWLRERVNVPTFYWSAFCCMKSDGSRRVEGRLGRNTSPFDVVTKTIPELQAILSKEYGQEVSLFSGGCQ